From the Solanum stenotomum isolate F172 chromosome 4, ASM1918654v1, whole genome shotgun sequence genome, one window contains:
- the LOC125862797 gene encoding uncharacterized protein LOC125862797, giving the protein MAISSTRVIGVVLLIVLFSGIMVSADVLGRRMLGAGGVGGGGVDGLGGLGIGIGGSLVHDINGGMGLGGGLLGGKGLGAGGGN; this is encoded by the coding sequence ATGGCTATCTCATCAACTCGTGTTATTGGAGTAGTTCTCTTAATTGTTCTTTTTAGTGGCATTATGGTTTCTGCTGACGTGTTAGGGCGGCGCATGCTTGGTGCAGGCGGCGTAGGTGGTGGTGGTGTTGATGGCTTAGGTGGCCTCGGAATTGGTATTGGTGGAAGTCTTGTCCatgatataaatggtggaaTGGGACTTGGTGGCGGTTTGCTTGGTGGTAAAGGTCTTGGTGCTGGTGGTGGTAactaa
- the LOC125862798 gene encoding uncharacterized protein LOC125862798, which translates to MAISSTRVIGIVLLIVLFSGIMVSADVLGRRMLGAGGVGGGGGDGLGGFGIGIGGSLGHDINGGMGLGGGLLGGKGLGAGGARVIGVILLIVLFSGIMVSADVLGRRMLGAGGVGGGGDGLFGGGMAIGGSIGEVSGGTGLGGGLVGGKGMGIGGGD; encoded by the exons ATGGCTATCTCATCAACTCGTGTTATTGGAATAGTTCTCTTAATTGTTCTTTTTAGTGGCATTATGGTTTCTGCTGACGTGTTAGGGCGGCGCATGCTTGGTGCAGGCGGCgtaggtggtggtggtggtgatggcTTAGGTGGCTTCGGAATTGGTATTGGTGGAAGTCTTGGCCatgatataaatggtggaaTGGGACTTGGTGGCGGTTTGCTCGGTGGTAAAGGTCTTGGTGCTGGTGGTG CTCGTGTTATTGGAGTAATTCTTTTAATTGTTCTTTTTAGTGGCATTATGGTTTCTGCTGACGTGTTAGGGCGGCGAATGCTCGGGGCAGGCGGTGTAGGTGGCGGCGGTGATGGTTTATTTGGTGGTGGAATGGCTATTGGTGGAAGTATTGGTGAGGTAAGTGGTGGCACCGGACTTGGTGGTGGTTTGGTTGGTGGTAAAGGTATGGGCATCGGTGGTGGTGATTGA